From a region of the Effusibacillus pohliae DSM 22757 genome:
- a CDS encoding DUF309 domain-containing protein gives MNEITRRFVVLFNEEEDFYECHEIFEWAWKQTDDPIDGPFYKALVQVATAQFKLKKGVLCGVRKLYQYAAPALDSLPDVVQGIDVARLREDFRRQVRSLPAKDYIAEGEYPQYRMQVIKIHWAET, from the coding sequence ATGAATGAGATCACGAGGCGGTTTGTCGTTTTGTTTAATGAGGAAGAGGATTTTTACGAATGCCACGAGATTTTTGAATGGGCTTGGAAACAGACGGACGATCCGATCGACGGTCCGTTTTACAAAGCATTGGTGCAGGTGGCAACCGCTCAGTTCAAGTTGAAAAAAGGGGTGCTGTGCGGGGTGAGGAAGTTGTATCAGTACGCCGCTCCGGCATTGGACAGCTTGCCGGACGTTGTGCAAGGGATCGATGTGGCCAGGTTGCGGGAAGATTTTCGACGGCAGGTTCGTTCGTTGCCCGCCAAAGATTATATTGCAGAAGGCGAGTATCCACAGTACAGGATGCAAGTGATCAAGATCCATTGGGCCGAGACATGA
- the yunB gene encoding sporulation protein YunB: MRLRKPVKRWKVVVATGMLLLIGIVIQTLLFLEYNLQPTFVQIAENYTRKIATEAINDAITKKVAEETDYEQIVQFYKDDRGNIRSAVFNMVEANRIKAQTTNRVQSVLKVLEEQEIKLPVGQAFHSTILATFGPAVPIKIVPMGTAKSDLVPASETLGINQTKHSLTLNIHVQVNVVIPFVTRPVDIETQIPVASVVMVGDVPTYFLDAKGVPFVPSGMAPVPSPSSK; encoded by the coding sequence ATGCGCCTGCGCAAGCCTGTGAAACGTTGGAAAGTGGTGGTGGCAACGGGGATGCTGCTGTTGATCGGAATCGTGATCCAGACGTTACTGTTTTTGGAATATAACCTGCAACCGACGTTTGTCCAAATCGCTGAGAATTACACGCGCAAAATCGCGACAGAGGCGATCAACGACGCGATCACCAAGAAAGTGGCGGAAGAGACCGATTATGAGCAGATCGTTCAATTTTATAAGGATGACCGCGGTAACATCCGTTCAGCCGTTTTTAACATGGTGGAGGCCAACCGGATCAAAGCCCAGACCACGAACCGTGTGCAAAGCGTGTTGAAGGTGTTGGAAGAACAGGAAATCAAGCTGCCGGTCGGTCAGGCGTTTCATTCGACCATTCTGGCGACATTCGGCCCGGCGGTGCCGATCAAAATCGTACCGATGGGCACGGCCAAATCGGACCTGGTGCCCGCTTCCGAGACATTGGGTATCAATCAAACAAAACATTCCTTGACGCTGAATATTCACGTGCAGGTGAACGTGGTGATTCCGTTTGTGACGCGACCGGTGGATATTGAAACACAGATACCGGTTGCTTCTGTTGTGATGGTGGGGGACGTTCCCACGTACTTTCTGGACGCCAAAGGGGTGCCGTTCGTTCCATCCGGCATGGCACCTGTTCCATCGCCTTCCTCGAAGTGA
- a CDS encoding two-component system sensor histidine kinase NtrB, with protein MGAWGNFSETIIEHIQSGVILLDNDGRIADLNRFAADLLQIDKAAWIGRSACDLFPELDMSVIRRTQIEKTAMQIEQLRFQREDQELLLSAEAAPLIVLGQPVGAFLTFQDRTQFQAVYKDVLRVERLAVIGSMAAGTVHEIRNPLTTIKGFLQLFERDIKQLAVMGLVQKNFVDKCAGMFPLLFSEIQKIERILSDFLLISKPQEVRFQAIQINDLLHEVLPRIQECALFHNVRIVCEFPRKNPKFFGDRDELACVVMNLVENSLEAIEHDAGEIRLSVEVFDNYFRLTVRDNGTGMPADQIGSVFDPFTTTKPDRPGLGLSICQQVITRMGGHISITSELGVGTAVHIELPCFREEGSSFQEMRPDANAV; from the coding sequence ATGGGTGCTTGGGGGAATTTTTCAGAAACGATCATCGAGCACATTCAATCCGGGGTCATTCTATTGGACAACGATGGACGGATAGCTGACCTCAACCGGTTTGCGGCCGATCTGCTGCAAATCGACAAAGCGGCATGGATCGGCCGAAGTGCTTGCGATTTGTTCCCTGAGCTGGATATGAGTGTGATTCGGCGGACACAAATCGAAAAAACGGCGATGCAGATCGAACAACTGCGGTTTCAACGGGAGGATCAGGAGCTGTTGTTGTCTGCCGAGGCAGCCCCGCTGATCGTGTTGGGCCAACCGGTGGGTGCATTCTTGACCTTCCAAGATCGCACCCAGTTTCAAGCGGTTTACAAAGATGTGCTGCGTGTGGAGAGGCTGGCCGTAATCGGAAGCATGGCGGCGGGTACGGTGCACGAAATCCGGAATCCGTTAACGACCATCAAAGGGTTTCTGCAATTGTTTGAAAGAGACATCAAACAGCTTGCCGTTATGGGGCTGGTGCAAAAGAATTTTGTCGACAAATGCGCCGGCATGTTTCCACTGCTGTTCTCGGAAATTCAGAAAATCGAGCGGATCCTGAGCGATTTTCTGCTCATCAGCAAACCGCAGGAAGTACGGTTTCAAGCGATCCAGATCAACGATCTGTTGCATGAAGTGCTGCCGCGGATACAGGAATGCGCCCTTTTCCACAATGTCCGTATCGTCTGTGAATTTCCCCGCAAAAATCCGAAGTTTTTCGGAGACCGCGACGAACTGGCGTGCGTCGTCATGAATCTTGTGGAAAACTCGCTGGAGGCGATCGAACATGACGCCGGCGAGATTCGGCTGTCGGTAGAAGTGTTCGACAATTATTTCCGGTTGACGGTGCGTGACAACGGCACCGGCATGCCGGCTGACCAGATTGGCTCGGTGTTTGATCCGTTTACCACCACCAAACCTGACCGGCCGGGATTGGGATTGTCGATCTGTCAACAGGTGATTACCCGTATGGGTGGCCATATCTCGATTACAAGCGAACTGGGCGTGGGGACTGCGGTGCATATCGAACTGCCTTGTTTTCGGGAAGAGGGTTCGAGTTTCCAGGAAATGCGGCCTGATGCGAACGCCGTTTGA
- the tyrS gene encoding tyrosine--tRNA ligase → MDNEFAASTDPKIEAEVQRQLSVIRLGTAEIVPEDELVKKLRRSIETNRPLVVKLGVDPSGADLTLGHTVVLNKMRQLQKLGHRVQLLIGDFTGMIGDPTGKLETRKQLTREQVLENAKTYADQAFKVLDPEKTEILYNSAWLGRLTFADVVRLASTMTVARMLEREDFQKRFANNQPIALHEFLYPLMQGYDSVAMQADIELGGTDQKFNLLMGRMLQKEFGQEQQVAIMMPILEGIDGVQKMSKSLGNYIGIHEPPKEQYGKTMSIPDELMLKYFQLVTDVPPDEIERMRTGLADGSLHPRDVKMRLAREIVTRFHGSEAAQAAEDHFKTVFQQGAIPEEVPEIRLQPGDYWIVKLLTDAKLCATNGEARRMIQQGGVRINSQKIDDVDARIELEDGMILQVGKRKFAKIRIS, encoded by the coding sequence ATGGATAACGAATTTGCTGCATCAACCGATCCGAAAATCGAAGCGGAAGTGCAGAGGCAATTGTCGGTCATCCGACTCGGAACAGCCGAAATCGTACCGGAGGACGAGCTGGTGAAAAAGTTGCGCCGTTCGATTGAAACCAACCGGCCGCTGGTCGTGAAACTGGGGGTCGATCCGTCAGGAGCGGATCTGACGCTCGGGCACACCGTGGTGTTGAATAAAATGCGCCAGTTGCAGAAGCTCGGTCATCGCGTGCAGCTTTTGATCGGCGATTTCACGGGGATGATCGGGGATCCGACGGGCAAATTGGAAACCCGCAAACAACTGACCCGCGAACAGGTGCTGGAGAACGCGAAGACGTATGCGGATCAGGCATTTAAGGTGCTGGATCCGGAGAAGACGGAAATCCTGTATAACTCCGCCTGGCTAGGGCGCTTGACGTTTGCCGATGTCGTCCGGCTGGCATCGACGATGACGGTCGCCCGCATGCTGGAACGGGAAGATTTTCAAAAACGGTTTGCCAACAATCAGCCGATCGCCCTGCACGAATTTTTGTACCCGCTGATGCAGGGGTACGATTCGGTCGCGATGCAGGCGGATATCGAGTTGGGCGGCACCGACCAGAAATTCAATCTGCTGATGGGCCGCATGCTGCAGAAAGAATTCGGACAGGAACAGCAGGTGGCGATTATGATGCCGATCCTGGAAGGGATTGACGGTGTGCAGAAGATGTCGAAGTCGCTCGGCAACTACATAGGCATTCATGAACCGCCGAAAGAACAGTACGGAAAAACGATGTCGATTCCGGATGAATTGATGCTCAAATATTTTCAGCTGGTGACGGACGTCCCGCCGGACGAAATTGAACGGATGCGGACCGGCCTAGCTGACGGTAGCCTGCACCCGCGCGATGTGAAAATGCGTCTGGCCCGCGAGATCGTCACCCGTTTCCATGGCAGCGAGGCGGCGCAAGCGGCGGAAGACCATTTTAAAACGGTGTTTCAACAAGGCGCGATTCCCGAGGAGGTTCCGGAGATTCGCCTGCAGCCCGGAGACTATTGGATCGTCAAATTGCTGACGGATGCGAAGCTGTGTGCCACGAACGGGGAAGCGAGACGAATGATCCAACAGGGCGGGGTGCGGATCAACTCGCAAAAAATCGACGATGTGGACGCCCGGATTGAACTGGAAGACGGCATGATTCTGCAGGTTGGAAAGCGTAAATTCGCGAAAATCCGCATTTCGTAA
- a CDS encoding transglycosylase domain-containing protein, translating to MTNDQTAAAPEQTASAKKEKKKIRPWIKITLLSILSLFILGLAAGTGYAYYLVKDAPAFNPGAFSDLSATTNVYDRNGELLGSLQSDGNRELIKSLQEVSPHIVNAYLAAEDKDFYNHFGVNPLAILRAVYQNLIGGGIMSGASTITQQTVKNVIFPAQEQTIKRKVQEMYLALQLERVMTKDEILVHYLNWIYFGKAGDTNIYGIKAASKAVFGKDPKELNLAQAALLTAMTNNPSKHSPYTNLDKALEYQEYVLKEMLESGTITQAEYQQARAFDIKASIIKPQATSTRYGNYPFVISEVEQRAAEKLMTVAAYNSLDDARQALFKGGYKVYTTIDRQLQDAVDEVLRNNKNFYANPISYTANNGQQVKDAIQQAGATLLDNKTGAILAVGGGRDFTRDQNNHTILPRQPGSTMKPLSVYGPAAEKKLLAPGSVIDDVPISLANGSAPGGNYFPMNYDRQFHGLITVREALLRSYNIPAIKGTQMVTPAVGLNYVKQMGVTTLQKSDEHLVSGIGGLAYGLTVEEATSAYSTFPNNGVWKESHLIAKIVDRNGKVVYQHTPKETKVFSPQTAYVLVDMMRDVVRKGTASIVGSHFPNRLIAGKTGTTDGTTDSWFIGFTPGITLGIWVGYDIPYPMDRLVDPRGIDARGIRPQLLWNQIMDRVYEKMDVEADGFAPMPNGVVRREVCTKSGKIPTDLCRALGTVTTDLFVQGTEPKEPCDVMVKVKYVEINGKKYLLNDKTAALGGIVKEGIFIKREPYPLPYGDPRYKPWDANLELPKEFEDDKLSASLPAPVGLKVTGTEPTSVSLSWQAVEGASGYMILRSTSPAGPYAVVSDLVNGTAYTDTAVQAGTTYYYQVAAVANGVIQPASGSVQAVPGGAALNAPSGLRAVSSPAGISVSWQPVPGAAQYILYRSLDGNSFEELATLSGTSYQDITASGSNVWYKVAAKNGSVTSPPSAAVKASGGPPPGPAAPSLSIKNRS from the coding sequence ATGACCAACGACCAGACAGCGGCGGCACCGGAGCAGACGGCTTCCGCCAAAAAAGAAAAGAAAAAGATTCGTCCGTGGATCAAGATCACACTTCTCTCCATTTTGTCGCTGTTCATTCTGGGGCTCGCGGCCGGCACCGGATACGCCTACTACCTGGTAAAAGACGCTCCGGCATTTAACCCAGGGGCATTTTCCGACCTGTCCGCCACCACCAACGTGTATGATCGCAACGGAGAACTGCTCGGCTCCTTGCAGTCGGACGGGAACCGGGAACTGATCAAAAGTTTGCAGGAAGTGTCCCCGCATATCGTCAACGCGTATCTGGCGGCGGAAGACAAAGATTTTTACAACCATTTCGGCGTCAACCCGCTGGCCATTCTGCGGGCGGTGTACCAGAACTTGATCGGCGGCGGAATTATGTCGGGTGCCAGCACGATCACCCAGCAGACGGTGAAAAATGTGATTTTTCCCGCACAGGAGCAAACGATCAAGCGTAAAGTGCAGGAAATGTACCTCGCCTTGCAGCTGGAACGGGTGATGACCAAAGATGAAATTCTCGTGCATTATTTGAACTGGATCTATTTCGGCAAGGCGGGCGATACCAACATATACGGGATCAAGGCGGCATCCAAGGCGGTGTTCGGCAAGGACCCGAAAGAACTGAACCTGGCGCAGGCGGCATTGCTTACGGCCATGACGAACAACCCGAGCAAGCACAGCCCTTACACAAATTTGGACAAGGCTTTGGAATACCAAGAGTACGTGTTGAAAGAGATGCTCGAATCGGGTACAATCACGCAGGCCGAGTACCAGCAAGCTCGTGCATTCGACATCAAGGCATCGATCATCAAACCGCAAGCAACCTCCACCCGCTACGGCAATTATCCATTCGTCATTTCGGAAGTGGAACAGCGGGCGGCCGAAAAATTGATGACCGTCGCCGCGTACAACAGCCTTGATGACGCGCGGCAAGCGTTATTCAAAGGCGGATACAAAGTGTACACGACGATCGACCGCCAATTGCAGGACGCAGTCGATGAGGTGCTGCGCAACAACAAAAACTTCTATGCCAACCCGATCAGCTATACGGCGAACAACGGGCAGCAAGTGAAAGACGCCATCCAACAGGCGGGCGCCACGCTGCTCGACAACAAAACGGGCGCAATCCTCGCGGTCGGCGGCGGCCGAGACTTCACCCGCGATCAAAACAACCACACGATCCTGCCGCGACAACCCGGCTCGACGATGAAACCGCTCTCCGTGTATGGACCGGCGGCGGAAAAGAAACTGCTCGCGCCCGGCTCGGTGATCGACGATGTTCCGATATCGCTCGCCAACGGAAGCGCACCTGGCGGAAACTATTTTCCGATGAACTACGATCGCCAGTTCCACGGGCTGATCACTGTTCGAGAAGCGTTGCTGCGTTCCTACAATATCCCGGCGATCAAGGGGACACAAATGGTGACACCGGCTGTTGGGCTGAATTACGTGAAGCAAATGGGAGTCACCACCTTACAAAAAAGCGATGAGCATCTCGTATCGGGAATCGGCGGACTCGCGTACGGACTGACGGTTGAGGAAGCCACCAGCGCCTACTCGACGTTTCCGAACAACGGGGTTTGGAAAGAATCGCACCTGATCGCGAAAATCGTCGACCGCAATGGCAAAGTCGTGTATCAGCACACCCCGAAGGAAACGAAAGTCTTTTCGCCGCAAACCGCCTACGTGCTGGTCGATATGATGAGGGACGTGGTGCGGAAAGGGACAGCATCGATCGTCGGATCCCATTTTCCCAACAGGTTGATCGCCGGCAAAACGGGTACGACAGACGGCACCACCGATTCCTGGTTCATCGGCTTCACGCCGGGCATCACTTTGGGCATCTGGGTGGGGTATGACATCCCCTATCCGATGGACCGCTTAGTCGATCCACGCGGCATCGATGCCAGGGGGATTCGTCCGCAGCTTCTGTGGAACCAGATCATGGATCGCGTGTATGAAAAAATGGACGTGGAAGCGGACGGCTTCGCGCCAATGCCAAACGGCGTGGTCCGGCGGGAGGTGTGTACCAAGTCCGGCAAAATCCCGACCGATTTGTGCCGGGCGCTCGGCACGGTGACAACCGACCTGTTCGTGCAGGGCACAGAGCCGAAGGAACCGTGCGATGTGATGGTGAAAGTCAAATATGTCGAGATCAACGGCAAAAAATATTTGCTGAACGACAAAACGGCCGCACTCGGCGGTATTGTGAAGGAAGGAATCTTCATTAAACGGGAGCCGTATCCGCTGCCCTACGGAGATCCGCGCTATAAACCGTGGGATGCGAATCTGGAGCTGCCAAAGGAATTCGAGGACGACAAGTTGTCCGCGAGCCTGCCGGCACCTGTCGGCCTGAAGGTGACCGGGACTGAGCCGACATCGGTTTCATTGAGTTGGCAAGCAGTCGAAGGGGCGAGCGGATACATGATTCTCCGCTCGACGTCACCGGCTGGTCCGTATGCAGTGGTGTCCGACCTTGTAAACGGCACCGCCTATACGGATACCGCGGTACAAGCTGGAACGACCTATTATTACCAGGTGGCCGCCGTTGCCAATGGAGTGATTCAACCGGCATCCGGTTCCGTGCAGGCAGTTCCCGGGGGAGCCGCCCTGAATGCTCCTTCCGGTTTGAGAGCGGTGAGCAGTCCGGCAGGCATTTCGGTCTCCTGGCAGCCGGTTCCCGGGGCCGCCCAGTACATCCTGTACAGAAGCTTGGACGGCAACTCGTTTGAAGAACTGGCAACTTTGTCAGGCACAAGTTACCAGGACATCACGGCAAGCGGCAGCAACGTCTGGTACAAAGTGGCCGCCAAGAACGGTTCGGTGACATCTCCACCGTCCGCTGCGGTCAAAGCTTCCGGCGGTCCGCCGCCGGGTCCCGCAGCCCCTTCGCTTTCCATCAAGAATCGTTCATAA
- the wsfD gene encoding glycan biosynthesis hexose transferase WsfD: protein MKRLFGYLDLLVFLAMLLVLVSQLLLPPIIGLANNGDFERIMSWGGLQYTTDDPQQKYFNYVNREFAVGDSKLGSYVSTEILFLQIALWVNRLWMSPTTFDIRSLGFVHTISFLAAILLIVTGFRRQGVAGRGWIALLLGFGFVDVGYFAYFNSFFSESSSLIFLLAMIGFALHLLPDRAPAGRPDYRILNGFFLTALCLVLAKVQNGLLGLLLPLFGWRLAQLHGEKKWKRTIALWSAFIFVVSVVMSSLNPYDRINTYQTVFYGILKDSPTPLADLRELGLPGQYAALAGTHYFTPNKPIDITSESFQNGFYDRMNRSKVVKFYLTHPVRFLHKLDVVAHNSLNLEFYLGTYEKSANKGPLAVSHQFSQWTWTLKHVIPKSVWLFIGYFLLFVALLWRQHRRAGKPNGKLLAEFWLMLALMAAMQFVTPLLGDGEADLGKHLFLFNVLFSVIVVVTLVWLGQALQKWAASRTERRRNHPV from the coding sequence ATGAAACGTTTATTCGGCTACCTGGATCTGCTGGTTTTTCTCGCCATGCTGCTCGTTCTCGTCTCCCAGCTGCTGTTGCCTCCTATCATCGGGCTGGCGAATAATGGGGATTTTGAACGGATCATGAGCTGGGGAGGGTTGCAATACACAACCGATGACCCGCAACAGAAATATTTCAACTATGTGAATCGCGAGTTTGCCGTCGGTGATAGCAAACTCGGTTCCTATGTGTCAACGGAAATTCTTTTTTTGCAAATCGCATTGTGGGTGAACCGGTTGTGGATGTCCCCAACGACATTTGACATCCGCTCGCTCGGATTTGTCCATACCATTTCATTTCTGGCCGCGATCCTGTTAATCGTCACCGGCTTTCGCAGACAAGGCGTAGCCGGGAGAGGATGGATCGCGCTGTTGCTCGGTTTCGGTTTCGTCGATGTCGGATATTTTGCCTATTTTAACTCGTTTTTCTCAGAAAGCTCGTCCTTGATTTTCCTGCTGGCAATGATCGGTTTTGCCTTGCACCTGCTGCCGGATCGAGCCCCTGCTGGCAGACCGGACTACCGGATCCTGAACGGCTTCTTCCTCACCGCCTTGTGCCTGGTGCTGGCGAAAGTGCAAAATGGGCTGCTCGGCTTGCTGCTGCCCCTGTTCGGTTGGCGGTTGGCACAACTCCACGGGGAGAAAAAATGGAAGCGGACGATCGCTCTCTGGTCCGCTTTCATTTTCGTCGTGTCAGTCGTGATGTCGTCATTGAATCCGTATGATCGGATCAATACGTATCAGACGGTGTTTTACGGGATTTTGAAAGACTCTCCGACACCGCTGGCCGATTTGCGAGAGCTGGGGTTGCCCGGGCAGTACGCGGCTCTCGCCGGTACCCATTACTTCACGCCGAACAAACCGATCGACATCACGAGCGAATCGTTTCAAAATGGGTTCTATGACCGCATGAACAGGTCGAAAGTGGTCAAATTCTACCTGACTCACCCGGTCCGTTTCCTGCACAAGTTGGACGTAGTGGCACACAATTCGCTCAACCTTGAGTTCTACCTCGGCACCTACGAAAAAAGCGCCAATAAGGGACCGCTTGCGGTCAGCCACCAGTTCAGCCAATGGACGTGGACACTGAAACATGTCATTCCCAAATCGGTTTGGCTGTTCATCGGCTATTTTCTGCTGTTTGTCGCTCTGCTCTGGCGGCAGCACCGCCGGGCCGGCAAGCCCAACGGCAAATTGCTGGCCGAATTTTGGCTGATGCTGGCGCTGATGGCCGCCATGCAGTTTGTAACGCCCCTGCTTGGCGACGGGGAAGCGGATCTCGGGAAGCATCTGTTCCTGTTTAACGTGCTGTTCAGCGTGATCGTGGTTGTAACTCTCGTATGGCTTGGCCAAGCGCTGCAAAAATGGGCAGCCAGCCGAACCGAACGGCGCAGGAACCACCCGGTCTAG
- a CDS encoding endonuclease MutS2 — protein sequence MNQRVLRVLEYHKIVEQLIRQASTQMGKELAGQLQPFAGIDVVQQALAATEEGRMVYRLKGLVPLGGIRDIRQAVKRAAVGGTLDAKGLLDVADTIMASRRLRKFVLDLAEQQPIPTLQRLAEELFELRPLEEEIRAAIDDNGEVVDDASPELKSVRNQIRQTQGRIRERLDAILRSPESQKMLQEAIVTIRNDRYCIPVKVEHRGAFGGIVHDQSASGATLFIEPAVVVQLNNSLRELELQERREVERILARLSGLVGSEADVLQSGLAALGEIDFIMAKAQLAHQMKAALPAVNDHGRIRLKRAVHPLLERDKAVPIDVRLGDDFNLLIITGPNTGGKTVTLKTIGLLTLMAMSGLCIPADEGSEISVFAEVFADIGDEQSIEQSLSTFSSHMTHIIEILEKADSRSLVLLDELGAGTDPAEGAALAQAILDFLRKRGVKTVATTHYSELKAYAYSHPEAINASVEFDVESLRPTYRLLIGVPGRSNAFAISERLGLRKEIIEDAKSRMHADNIQVDELIRRLEANQLQAERDRREAAELRKETEALRAELEKEREQLWQQQQRLIERAEEEAREIVRKAEREAQSIILELRRIRQQEGANVKEHELIELRKKLEEAAPAGRERRVQRKTAEQQELRTGDTVRVLTFNQKGTVLEVGAGEALVQIGSIKMKIKLSDLEKIEEKKQDTRGMVKRKSDEPTRLELDLRGATVEEATYEIDRYLDSAVMAGLSQVSIIHGKGTGALRAGVHEFLKKHPQVRSFRIGEHGEGHTGVTIVTLK from the coding sequence ATGAATCAACGGGTGCTTCGTGTACTCGAATACCATAAAATTGTCGAACAACTGATCCGCCAGGCGAGCACGCAGATGGGGAAAGAACTGGCTGGCCAACTGCAGCCGTTTGCCGGAATTGACGTTGTGCAACAAGCGTTGGCGGCTACCGAGGAAGGGAGGATGGTGTACCGCCTGAAAGGGCTGGTGCCGCTGGGAGGCATCCGGGATATCCGGCAAGCGGTCAAACGGGCAGCGGTTGGCGGCACACTTGATGCGAAAGGACTGTTGGATGTCGCCGATACGATTATGGCGAGCCGCCGTTTGCGCAAATTTGTTTTGGATCTTGCGGAACAGCAGCCGATTCCGACTCTGCAAAGGTTGGCGGAGGAACTGTTCGAACTTCGTCCGCTTGAGGAAGAGATCCGTGCGGCGATCGACGACAACGGGGAAGTGGTCGATGACGCGTCTCCCGAATTGAAGAGCGTGCGCAACCAGATCCGGCAAACCCAGGGGAGAATTCGCGAGAGGCTGGATGCGATTCTGCGTAGCCCGGAGTCGCAAAAAATGCTGCAGGAAGCGATCGTGACGATCCGCAACGACCGCTATTGCATTCCGGTGAAAGTGGAGCACAGGGGTGCTTTTGGCGGGATCGTGCACGACCAGTCCGCATCCGGAGCGACTCTGTTTATTGAGCCGGCTGTTGTCGTTCAATTGAACAACAGTCTGCGCGAACTGGAGCTACAGGAACGGCGCGAAGTGGAACGAATCCTGGCCCGTTTGAGCGGTCTTGTCGGGAGCGAGGCGGACGTTTTGCAATCCGGTCTGGCCGCTTTGGGTGAGATCGATTTTATTATGGCCAAAGCGCAGTTGGCTCATCAGATGAAAGCCGCCTTGCCTGCTGTGAACGATCATGGGCGGATTCGCCTGAAACGGGCGGTGCATCCGCTGCTGGAGCGGGACAAGGCGGTGCCGATCGATGTTCGGCTGGGGGACGATTTCAATCTGTTGATTATCACCGGGCCGAACACGGGCGGCAAGACGGTCACGCTGAAAACAATCGGGCTGCTGACGCTGATGGCGATGTCGGGGCTTTGCATCCCGGCTGACGAAGGCAGTGAGATCTCCGTGTTTGCCGAGGTGTTTGCCGACATTGGCGATGAACAAAGCATCGAGCAGAGTTTATCGACGTTCTCCAGCCACATGACGCATATCATCGAGATTCTGGAAAAAGCGGACTCCCGCTCCCTGGTGCTGCTCGACGAATTGGGGGCGGGCACCGATCCTGCGGAAGGGGCGGCGCTGGCGCAGGCGATTCTCGATTTTCTGCGCAAGCGCGGCGTCAAAACGGTGGCCACCACGCACTACAGCGAACTGAAAGCGTACGCCTATTCGCATCCGGAAGCGATCAACGCATCGGTCGAATTTGATGTGGAGAGCCTGCGGCCGACCTACCGCCTGCTGATCGGGGTTCCCGGCCGCTCCAACGCGTTTGCCATTTCCGAACGGTTGGGGCTGCGCAAGGAGATTATCGAGGACGCCAAGTCGCGCATGCATGCGGACAACATCCAGGTGGACGAGCTGATCCGCCGGTTGGAAGCGAATCAGCTGCAGGCGGAACGGGATCGCCGAGAGGCGGCGGAGCTGCGCAAGGAAACGGAAGCGTTGCGGGCGGAGCTTGAAAAAGAGCGGGAACAGTTGTGGCAGCAGCAGCAGCGGCTGATCGAACGGGCGGAGGAAGAAGCCCGCGAAATCGTGCGGAAAGCGGAACGGGAAGCGCAGTCGATCATCCTGGAACTGCGGCGGATTCGGCAGCAGGAAGGCGCCAATGTGAAAGAGCATGAACTGATCGAGTTGCGCAAAAAACTGGAAGAGGCCGCACCTGCCGGCCGCGAACGTCGCGTTCAGAGGAAAACGGCGGAGCAGCAGGAGCTTCGAACGGGAGATACGGTCCGCGTGCTGACGTTCAACCAGAAAGGCACGGTGCTGGAAGTTGGCGCAGGGGAAGCGCTTGTTCAAATCGGCTCGATAAAAATGAAAATCAAGTTGTCCGATCTGGAGAAGATCGAGGAGAAAAAACAGGATACGCGCGGCATGGTGAAGCGCAAGTCGGATGAACCGACGCGGCTGGAGTTGGACTTGCGCGGCGCGACGGTGGAAGAAGCGACGTATGAGATCGACCGCTACCTGGACAGCGCCGTGATGGCCGGCTTGTCGCAGGTGTCGATCATCCATGGCAAAGGCACGGGCGCGCTGCGGGCGGGGGTGCACGAATTTTTGAAGAAACATCCGCAGGTGCGCTCCTTCCGCATCGGCGAGCATGGGGAAGGGCACACCGGAGTGACGATTGTGACATTGAAATAA
- a CDS encoding phage holin family protein: MNNFIGTVVRFVVSAIVLLVVGYLVPGFGRLTFFSAILAAIVIAALGWVIERLFGREVSPFGRGISGFIASAVVIYIAQWFVPGMRVTILGALLASLVIGVIDLFVPGNVLRSEPAGERNRERADDRR, translated from the coding sequence ATGAACAACTTCATCGGTACCGTCGTTCGATTTGTGGTCTCAGCCATTGTCCTGCTGGTTGTCGGATATCTGGTTCCCGGTTTTGGACGGCTTACGTTTTTCAGCGCGATCCTTGCAGCTATTGTGATCGCGGCGCTCGGCTGGGTAATCGAGCGGCTGTTCGGGCGGGAAGTGTCGCCGTTCGGCAGAGGGATCTCCGGTTTCATCGCTTCCGCTGTCGTCATCTACATCGCCCAATGGTTTGTGCCCGGCATGCGGGTGACGATCCTGGGAGCGCTGCTGGCATCGCTCGTGATCGGAGTCATCGATCTATTCGTTCCCGGCAATGTGCTGCGGAGCGAACCGGCTGGCGAACGCAACCGCGAACGGGCGGATGATCGCAGATAA